GCGAGCAGGCCCGCGCACTCGGCCCGCACACGCTCGAACTGCGGCTGGTCGCCGCGCTGTAGTGCGGCCATCGCGGCAGCATGCGCGGCGGCCACCGGCACGTAGCGCTGCGCCAGATCGCGCTGGATCGCAGGCGGCAGCAGCGGCAGCACAACCTGCGACAGCTCGTTGACGCTCAGGTTGACGGTGCCGACGCCATTTTGCAGGCGCAGCAGTTGCATGCGGCCGGCCTGCGTGCTCAGCAGCAGAAACAGCACCACCGGGTCGATCTGGCGCGCCCGTACGATCAGCACATCGCCGGTGCATGATTGGCCGGGCGTGTGGGTTACCAGGCATACCCGCCCGCGCCCGGCCCCACCCACTCCCGCGCACGATACCAGTATATCGTGGCGCTGCACGGCCGTATGGCGCAGGCGCGCGTAGGCGCGCGCGTCGCAGTGCTCGATCTGCGCGTAGTTGTAGCCCGCCGCCAGGAACTCGCGGGTCTGGTAGTACTCGTATGGCAGCCCTGGCCCCCTGGCTTCGCCACGTGACGGCCGCACGTGGTCGCCGGCGATCAGCCCGCGCCGGCCCTCAACCAGTTCGGCCAGGCGCCGCAGCGGCCAGCGTGCGGCCATGCGCTCGATCAGCGCGCGCTGTTCGGGCCGCCAGAACTGCGCATCCATTCGCCGTGCCAGGCCTATGCTCTGCGGCAGCCAGTAGTGCTCGGGAGCGCCAGGTTGCAGACTAGCGATTGTGCAGGCGGGGCCGGCCGGCGGCCCGGCGTGGTAGGCGGCCGCAGTAGCCGGCAGCGCGTCGATCTGCTCGGGCAGCGCGAAGAAGGCCTGGTGGCCGGCCGGCGCGGCGGCATTGCGTAGCACCAGCAAGCTGCACTGCGCGCTGGTGCCGGCGTGGCGGAAGGCCTGGCGCGGCAGGGCTATCGCCGCCAGCAGTGTGCAGCGCACCAGCAGATCGGCGCGCAGCGCATGGAGCCGCTCGTTGGCTAGCACGCCGTTTGGTAGCACCAGCGCCACTAGCCCGCCCGGCCGCGCCAGCTCGAGCGCGCGCAGCAGGAAGC
The sequence above is drawn from the Candidatus Kouleothrix ribensis genome and encodes:
- a CDS encoding N-6 DNA methylase, producing the protein MSHASLHRRTYGQYFTPAAVVRCCYDLLAGVLPARPQIADPACGDGAFLLGAQACGLATPAQLSGCELDPALVALLHTRGLAGVRLADGLDPAALPAAAFDLVAGNPPFGVATSGRGRAELASEVRFLLRALELARPGGLVALVLPNGVLANERLHALRADLLVRCTLLAAIALPRQAFRHAGTSAQCSLLVLRNAAAPAGHQAFFALPEQIDALPATAAAYHAGPPAGPACTIASLQPGAPEHYWLPQSIGLARRMDAQFWRPEQRALIERMAARWPLRRLAELVEGRRGLIAGDHVRPSRGEARGPGLPYEYYQTREFLAAGYNYAQIEHCDARAYARLRHTAVQRHDILVSCAGVGGAGRGRVCLVTHTPGQSCTGDVLIVRARQIDPVVLFLLLSTQAGRMQLLRLQNGVGTVNLSVNELSQVVLPLLPPAIQRDLAQRYVPVAAAHAAAMAALQRGDQPQFERVRAECAGLLAALVREAELLVLGPNPSEAS